Proteins encoded together in one Amblyomma americanum isolate KBUSLIRL-KWMA chromosome 1, ASM5285725v1, whole genome shotgun sequence window:
- the LOC144097141 gene encoding uncharacterized protein LOC144097141, with protein MERPQFCVKWKHHQSNMLAEFWQLLSNEALVDVTLACEGLSLKAHKVVLSACSPFFQALFVENPCEHPIVILPAMRYIDLKAIVEFMYRGEVNVPLDQIAALLKTAETLKVKGLAECTNENKNGGLVTSVDGAADAGPVGTPRRASNVAASSSTAVPQDSIGDDVEEGDDADFDLEILDVMEEFTTTENVPEFPDVASSSQVLGYESQQSHHTGFTSDNSALVPAQRSLPSDFSITSQVDIEPSPYSLIPYDDQAIPPVVAAFPAASLSGDGASIAMAVTDASGVPAVAGPSGYQQSTPSHGTYPVPDHPTHLHLFFLRHVFPTVILASAVLRGSALPATPGAVHMLRLHRAPLNAGLWLSCPVFGL; from the exons ATGGAGCGTCCGCAGTTCTGCGTGAAGTGGAAGCACCACCAATCAAACATGCTGGCTGAGTTTTGGCAACTGCTGTCTAACGAAGCGTTGGTGGACGTTACGCTGGCGTGCGAAGGTCTATCACTGAAGGCACACAAGGTGGTCCTCTCCGCCTGCAGCCCCTTTTTTCAAGCGCTTTTTGTCGAGAATCCCTGCGAGCACCCTATTGTGATACTGCCCGCCATGCGCTACATTGACTTGAAGGCGATAGTCGAGTTCATGTACCGCGGTGAGGTAAACGTGCCGCTGGACCAAATAGCGGCGCTCCTCAAGACTGCCGAGACTCTGAAGGTCAAGGGTCTCGCGGAGTGCACAAACGAGAACAAGAATGGTGGGCTCGTGACCAGTGTGGACGGTGCTGCGGACGCTGGACCCGTAGGTACGCCGCGTCGGGCTTCTAATGTGGCGGCGTCGTCGTCTACTGCCGTGCCTCAGGACTCGATTGGTGACGACGTGGAGGAGGGCGACGATGCGGACTTCGATCTGGAGATTTTGGACGTTATGGAAGAATTTACGACGACCGaaaac gttccagagttcccggacgtcgcctcatcatcacaagtgctagggtacgagtcacagcagtctcatcacacagggttcacatccgacaactctgcacttgttcctgctcaacgttcattgccttcagacttctctatcacgagtcaag TAGACATCGAGCCGTCGCCATATAGTTTAATACCATATGATGACCAggcgataccacctgtggtcgccgcctttcctgccgcctcgttatccggggacggcgcgtccatcgccatggcggtcacggacgcgtctggcGTTCCTGCTGTCGCCGGCCCGTCCGGTTATCAGCAGTCGACGCCGTCTCATGGTACGTATCCCGTCCCTGACCACCCAACCCACCTCCaccttttttttctgcgtcaCGTTTTCCCCACGGTGATCCTAGCCTCTGCGGTGCTTCGGGGTTCAGCTTTACCTGCAACGCCGGGCGCTGTGCACATGCTACGATTGCATCGGGCCCCACTGAACGCCGGTCTCTGGTTAAGCTGCCCTGTCTTTGGGCTGTAA